In Deltaproteobacteria bacterium RBG_16_64_85, one genomic interval encodes:
- a CDS encoding HslU--HslV peptidase ATPase subunit has translation MTRREREGKGGRPLIPREIVAELSRHIVGQEKAKRAVAIALRNRWRRRQVPEELREEIAPKNIIMAGPTGVGKTEIARRLARLAQAPFLKVEASKFTEVGYVGRDVESMIRDLVEIAVHMVRGEEMEGVAGKARAGAEERLLDLLLPPRPARPAGMSPSEGEPKADESRERLRTMLKEGKLSDKTVEVEVKESAVPAIDLIGVPGGEGLAGIEGNLQEMLGSLFPRKVRRKRLRVPEALSFLEKEEATRMVDMDRVKRMAVERTESEGIVFLDEIDKIAGRESVSGPDVSRQGVQRDLLPIVEGSNVNTKYGMVRTDHILFIAAGAFHMTKPSDLIPELQGRFPIRVELDSLTKEDFVRILTEPHGALTRQYAELLRTEGVQVDFTPEAVERIAEMACEVNDRTENIGARRLYTILEKLLEDLLFAAPEIGGQEIVIRRTYVEEKLSGIVRDVDLSRYIL, from the coding sequence ATGACGCGGAGAGAGAGGGAGGGGAAGGGCGGCCGCCCCCTGATTCCGCGGGAGATCGTGGCGGAGCTGTCACGGCATATTGTCGGCCAGGAGAAGGCCAAGCGGGCCGTTGCGATCGCACTGCGGAACCGCTGGCGCAGGCGACAGGTCCCGGAGGAGTTGCGGGAGGAGATTGCGCCGAAGAACATCATCATGGCGGGACCCACCGGGGTCGGCAAGACCGAGATCGCGAGGCGGCTGGCCCGGCTCGCACAGGCGCCGTTTCTCAAGGTCGAAGCGTCCAAGTTCACGGAGGTCGGGTACGTGGGCCGCGACGTGGAGTCGATGATTCGCGACCTGGTGGAGATCGCGGTGCACATGGTTCGCGGCGAGGAGATGGAAGGGGTGGCCGGCAAGGCGCGCGCAGGGGCGGAGGAACGCCTCCTCGATCTCCTGCTCCCTCCCCGTCCCGCCCGCCCGGCGGGGATGTCCCCTTCGGAAGGGGAACCGAAGGCCGACGAGTCGCGCGAACGGCTGCGGACGATGCTGAAAGAGGGGAAGCTGTCCGACAAGACGGTGGAGGTCGAGGTGAAGGAGAGCGCCGTTCCCGCCATCGACCTGATCGGCGTCCCGGGCGGAGAGGGGCTTGCGGGGATCGAGGGGAATCTCCAGGAAATGCTGGGAAGCCTCTTCCCCAGGAAAGTACGCCGGAAACGGTTGCGGGTCCCGGAGGCGCTCTCCTTCCTCGAGAAGGAGGAGGCCACCCGCATGGTGGACATGGACCGGGTGAAGCGGATGGCCGTCGAACGCACGGAGAGCGAGGGGATCGTCTTCCTCGACGAGATCGACAAGATCGCCGGGCGGGAGTCCGTTTCGGGCCCCGACGTCTCCCGGCAAGGCGTTCAGCGAGACCTGCTCCCGATCGTGGAGGGCTCGAACGTGAACACGAAATACGGGATGGTCCGGACCGACCACATTCTTTTCATCGCGGCCGGCGCCTTCCACATGACGAAGCCCTCCGACCTGATCCCGGAACTGCAGGGGCGGTTCCCCATCCGCGTGGAGCTCGATTCCCTGACGAAGGAGGATTTCGTGCGGATCCTGACCGAGCCGCACGGCGCGCTCACCCGGCAGTACGCCGAGCTGCTCCGGACCGAAGGCGTGCAGGTCGACTTTACCCCCGAGGCGGTGGAGCGGATCGCCGAGATGGCCTGCGAAGTGAACGACCGCACGGAAAACATCGGCGCGAGGCGTCTCTACACGATCCTGGAGAAGCTCCTGGAGGATCTCCTGTTCGCCGCGCCGGAGATCGGCGGGCAGGAGATCGTCATCCGGAGAACGTACGTGGAGGAGAAGCTCTCCGGGATCGTCCGGGACGTCGACCTCAGCCGGTATATCCTCTAG
- a CDS encoding HslU--HslV peptidase proteolytic subunit: MSGTRGTTIVAVSRGGRVAMAGDGQVTLGNTILKHTARKIRRLYEDRVLAGFAGATADAITLFEKFEGKLSEFHGNLRRAAVELAKEWRTDRVLRRLDAVMVVTDGRDLMLLSGSGDVVEPDDGVIGVGSGGPYALAAARAMLRHTELPALAIAHEALRIASGICIYTNDNLAAEEIAAP; the protein is encoded by the coding sequence GTGAGCGGGACGCGGGGGACGACGATCGTGGCGGTGTCCCGCGGCGGGCGCGTGGCGATGGCGGGGGACGGGCAGGTAACGCTGGGAAACACCATCCTCAAGCATACGGCGCGCAAGATCCGTCGCCTGTACGAGGACCGGGTGCTTGCCGGGTTCGCAGGGGCCACCGCGGACGCCATCACGCTGTTCGAGAAGTTCGAGGGGAAGCTCTCGGAGTTCCACGGGAACCTTCGCCGGGCGGCGGTGGAGCTCGCGAAGGAGTGGAGGACCGACCGGGTGCTGCGCCGGCTGGACGCCGTCATGGTGGTGACCGACGGGCGGGACCTGATGCTTCTGTCCGGAAGCGGGGACGTGGTGGAGCCCGACGACGGCGTGATCGGGGTCGGCTCCGGCGGGCCGTACGCCCTGGCGGCGGCCCGGGCGATGCTCCGGCATACGGAGCTGCCGGCGCTCGCGATCGCGCACGAGGCGCTTCGCATCGCCTCCGGAATCTGCATCTACACCAACGACAACCTGGCGGCGGAGGAGATCGCGGCGCCATGA